From Streptomyces yatensis, one genomic window encodes:
- a CDS encoding LacI family DNA-binding transcriptional regulator, translated as MSKVTIADVARAAEVSTATVSNVLNGTGRVSEPTRARVQAVAGALGYGPAGGGARTLGLAVTAHGESAWDFASVPYFARAISAATIAAHRHGYALMAMPSGPAGHMWRTLPAAGVVLVDSPPGDPVVRLLRARGLPLVFDGRPGELRARETWVDTDHEAMTRGVLEHLAGQGSERIALIAGPTQEYYTRASVTAYRRWCARTGVRPRMVPFAEDGSEGPRLDALLTGDGRPDAVFGLYDPCGRQVLEAAARCRLSVPDDLMVVCSSEDPAYGHTAPPVSTVSLAPEQAGATAVDALVSLVENPPHTPPPVVIETRLEVRSSSMRRPGRDAS; from the coding sequence GTGTCCAAGGTGACGATCGCGGACGTGGCACGGGCGGCGGAGGTGTCGACCGCGACGGTGTCCAACGTGCTCAACGGCACGGGCCGGGTCTCGGAGCCGACGCGGGCCCGGGTGCAGGCGGTGGCCGGTGCGCTGGGCTACGGCCCGGCGGGTGGTGGCGCGCGCACCCTGGGGCTCGCGGTGACCGCCCATGGTGAGAGTGCGTGGGACTTCGCGAGTGTGCCGTACTTCGCCCGGGCCATCAGCGCGGCCACCATCGCCGCCCATCGGCACGGCTACGCGCTGATGGCGATGCCCTCCGGGCCCGCCGGGCACATGTGGCGCACCCTGCCGGCCGCCGGGGTGGTGCTGGTGGACAGTCCGCCCGGCGACCCCGTGGTGCGGCTGCTGCGCGCCCGCGGTCTGCCGTTGGTGTTCGACGGCCGTCCCGGCGAGCTGCGGGCGCGGGAGACCTGGGTCGACACCGACCACGAGGCCATGACCCGCGGTGTTCTGGAGCACCTGGCCGGGCAGGGCTCGGAGCGGATCGCGCTGATCGCCGGGCCCACCCAGGAGTACTACACGCGGGCGAGCGTGACGGCCTACCGGCGGTGGTGCGCGCGCACCGGTGTGCGGCCGCGCATGGTCCCGTTCGCCGAGGACGGTTCCGAGGGGCCGCGGCTGGACGCCCTGTTGACCGGGGACGGCAGGCCGGACGCGGTGTTCGGCCTGTATGACCCCTGCGGCCGTCAGGTCCTGGAGGCGGCCGCGCGGTGCCGTCTTTCGGTGCCGGACGACCTGATGGTGGTGTGCAGCAGCGAGGATCCGGCGTACGGGCACACCGCCCCGCCCGTGTCGACGGTGTCGCTGGCCCCGGAGCAGGCCGGTGCGACGGCCGTCGACGCACTGGTGAGCCTGGTGGAGAACCCGCCGCACACGCCGCCGCCCGTGGTGATCGAGACCCGTCTGGAGGTCCGGTCCTCCTCGATGCGCCGGCCCGGCCGGGACGCGTCATGA
- a CDS encoding sensor histidine kinase, whose protein sequence is MKLSTRIALAVGVSVPLLVLASGWLLLHLVTDDLRARQDSQLRASATVLAKNAKAYLEVAGTDRPVMEQARQRRLVNSARDVGVRLTVPGAPGGTITAGPQPDPFPSLPRSAPKPVAVTSGDTDWLALSLRVGAAKKGDTPPNLWLFSPDTAEEELALVRRRVVLGALLAAPLSGATTWVIATRAVLPLRRLQRRTSGMDPRTSATRLEHTPTRIAEVDDLAYTVRTVLARYDEQVERTGEALATARAFAATASHELRTPLMSMRTNIDILTDHPGLDPGDRAEVLEDLGREHARLLGLLVMLRALAQGDLVEADAFASLDLAELVDASVSDLRRTHAGAEVSVRTTTGLLVHGWEEGLRSAVDNLLTNAWTHGRAADGTARIEVTLRPSRDPREPAAVLTVDDHGPGIPPERREEIFQRFLRGPDSPGSGLGLTLVAQQIDLHRGRIAVLDRPDGRPGTRFEVRLPATDVRDVESTLLLLRRDWLTGRHQPAPSSETPV, encoded by the coding sequence GTGAAGCTGTCCACCCGCATCGCCCTCGCCGTGGGTGTGAGTGTGCCCCTGCTGGTGCTGGCCTCCGGCTGGCTGCTGCTGCATCTGGTCACCGATGACCTGCGGGCGCGCCAGGACTCCCAGTTGCGCGCCAGCGCGACGGTCCTCGCCAAGAACGCCAAGGCGTACCTGGAGGTGGCCGGGACCGATCGCCCGGTCATGGAGCAGGCCCGGCAGCGGCGGCTGGTCAACTCCGCGCGGGACGTGGGCGTCCGGCTGACCGTCCCCGGGGCCCCCGGGGGCACGATCACGGCAGGCCCGCAGCCCGATCCGTTCCCCTCGCTGCCCCGCAGTGCGCCGAAGCCGGTCGCCGTGACCTCGGGCGACACGGACTGGCTGGCCCTGTCGCTGCGGGTCGGTGCCGCGAAGAAGGGCGACACACCGCCGAATCTGTGGCTGTTCTCGCCGGACACCGCCGAGGAGGAGCTGGCGCTGGTGCGCCGGCGGGTCGTGCTCGGGGCGCTGCTGGCCGCGCCCCTGTCCGGGGCCACCACCTGGGTCATCGCCACCCGGGCGGTCCTGCCGCTGCGGCGGCTGCAGCGGCGTACCAGTGGCATGGACCCCAGGACCAGCGCCACGCGCCTGGAGCACACCCCGACCCGGATCGCCGAGGTCGACGACCTGGCGTACACGGTGCGGACGGTGCTCGCCCGCTACGACGAGCAGGTCGAACGCACCGGGGAGGCGCTGGCCACCGCCCGCGCGTTCGCCGCCACCGCGTCCCACGAGCTGCGCACCCCGCTGATGAGCATGCGCACCAACATCGACATCCTCACCGACCACCCCGGCCTGGATCCCGGCGACCGGGCGGAGGTGCTCGAGGACCTGGGGCGCGAACACGCCCGGCTGCTCGGGTTGCTCGTGATGCTCAGGGCACTCGCGCAGGGCGACCTGGTCGAGGCGGACGCGTTCGCGTCGCTGGACCTGGCGGAGCTGGTGGACGCGTCGGTCTCCGACCTGCGGCGCACCCACGCGGGCGCCGAGGTGTCCGTGCGCACCACCACCGGGCTGCTGGTGCACGGCTGGGAGGAGGGGCTGCGCTCGGCGGTGGACAACCTGCTGACCAACGCCTGGACCCACGGCCGCGCCGCCGACGGTACCGCCCGCATCGAGGTCACCCTGCGCCCGTCCCGCGACCCGCGGGAACCGGCCGCGGTGCTCACCGTGGACGACCACGGCCCCGGCATCCCTCCCGAGCGCCGCGAGGAGATCTTCCAGCGGTTCCTGCGGGGCCCGGACAGCCCTGGCTCCGGCCTCGGCCTGACCCTGGTCGCCCAGCAGATCGACCTGCACCGCGGCCGGATCGCCGTGCTGGACCGGCCCGACGGACGCCCCGGCACACGCTTCGAGGTGCGGCTGCCGGCCACCGACGTCCGGGACGTGGAGAGCACCCTGCTGCTCCTGCGCCGGGACTGGCTGACCGGCCGCCACCAGCCGGCACCGTCCTCCGAAACCCCGGTGTGA
- a CDS encoding HAD family hydrolase, translating to MAGPIAALFDIDETLVHTGGSGKRSWAWAFDRLHGVAADIGDHTSAGETDPQVGRKTFRAVLGREPSHDEMARLYAAYLWHLSEDIRASEGYRVLDGVEDTLRRITDAGIILGLISGAMEGAARLKMEPGRLGRYFVFGAYGSDSPDRAEITRLAMAKAARLHGHELARSDVYVVGDTPRDIEAARAANATAVGVASGHYTAEELRAAGADHVLTSLTEPFPHI from the coding sequence ATGGCCGGACCGATTGCGGCGCTCTTCGACATCGACGAAACGCTGGTGCACACCGGAGGCTCGGGAAAGCGGAGTTGGGCCTGGGCGTTCGACCGGTTGCACGGTGTGGCCGCCGACATCGGGGACCACACCTCGGCCGGGGAGACGGATCCGCAGGTCGGCCGGAAGACCTTCCGGGCCGTGCTCGGCCGCGAGCCCAGTCACGATGAGATGGCCCGCCTCTACGCCGCGTATCTGTGGCATCTGTCGGAGGACATCCGGGCGTCGGAGGGGTATCGCGTCCTGGACGGGGTCGAGGACACCCTGCGGCGGATCACGGACGCGGGGATCATCCTCGGGCTGATCTCCGGCGCGATGGAGGGTGCGGCCAGGCTCAAGATGGAACCGGGCCGACTGGGCCGCTACTTCGTCTTCGGCGCCTACGGCTCGGACTCCCCGGACCGGGCGGAGATCACCCGCCTGGCGATGGCCAAGGCCGCCCGGCTGCACGGACACGAGCTGGCCCGCTCCGATGTCTACGTGGTCGGGGACACCCCGCGCGACATCGAGGCCGCGCGCGCGGCGAACGCGACCGCGGTCGGGGTCGCCAGCGGCCACTACACCGCCGAGGAGCTGCGGGCCGCCGGGGCCGACCACGTACTCACCTCGCTGACCGAACCGTTCCCGCACATCTGA
- a CDS encoding dihydrolipoyl dehydrogenase family protein → MTSTDLIDTTILPERLTIIGGGYLGMEFASIYRRFGSQVTVVEAAPKVFGPVDDDVAAVAEGILVDEGIEIVTGAHTTEVRDGESSATVVYEKDGRQHTVEADAVLAATGRAPVIGDLGLEAAGVRTTERGAVEVDEHLRTSQPHIFALGDVNGGPEFTYVSLDDSRIVLDQLLGEGKRSTDDRVAIPHTVFITPPLASVGLTEKQARAAGHQVRIASQPVAEIVAMPRAYIVEDTRGMMKFVLDAETDEILGAALLSVDAQEMINTVALAMRHGIRAAELRNAVYTHPTSTEAFNDALATIVRSDI, encoded by the coding sequence GTGACCAGCACCGACCTGATCGACACGACCATCCTCCCGGAACGGCTGACGATCATCGGCGGAGGCTATCTCGGCATGGAATTCGCCTCCATCTACCGGCGGTTCGGATCCCAGGTCACCGTGGTCGAGGCGGCCCCGAAGGTCTTCGGCCCGGTGGACGACGACGTTGCCGCCGTCGCCGAGGGCATCCTGGTGGACGAGGGCATCGAGATCGTGACCGGTGCGCACACCACGGAAGTCCGGGACGGCGAAAGCTCGGCGACCGTCGTCTACGAAAAGGACGGCCGACAGCACACTGTGGAGGCCGACGCGGTCCTGGCCGCCACCGGCCGCGCACCGGTCATCGGCGATCTGGGGCTGGAAGCCGCCGGTGTGCGCACCACCGAGCGCGGGGCGGTCGAGGTCGATGAACACCTGCGAACCAGCCAGCCGCATATCTTCGCCCTCGGAGACGTCAACGGCGGCCCGGAGTTCACCTATGTCTCCCTCGACGACAGCCGTATCGTCCTCGACCAGCTCCTCGGCGAGGGCAAGCGCTCCACCGACGACCGGGTCGCCATCCCGCACACCGTCTTCATCACCCCGCCCCTGGCCTCCGTCGGGCTCACCGAGAAGCAGGCCCGGGCCGCGGGGCACCAGGTGAGGATCGCGAGTCAGCCGGTCGCCGAGATCGTGGCCATGCCGCGTGCGTACATCGTCGAGGACACCCGCGGGATGATGAAGTTCGTGCTCGACGCCGAGACCGACGAGATCCTGGGCGCCGCCCTGCTCAGCGTGGACGCCCAGGAAATGATCAACACCGTCGCGCTCGCCATGCGGCACGGCATCAGGGCGGCCGAGCTCCGCAACGCCGTCTACACCCACCCCACCTCCACCGAGGCCTTCAACGACGCCCTCGCGACCATCGTCCGATCCGACATCTGA
- the tkt gene encoding transketolase, producing MTDLDTLSVNTIRGLCMDAVQKANSGHPGTPMGMAPVAYTLWQRFLRFDPADPIWPNRDRFVLSEGHASALLWSLLYLTGVRTVDPEYEVLGRPAVTLDDLKSFRQLDSRCPGHPEYRWTSGVETTTGPLGQGVATSVGMAIAGRWLAARFNRPDFPLFDFDVYALAGDGCMMEGVASEAASLAGHLRLSNLCWIYDSNRVTIEGHTDITFTEDVAARFLAYGWNVTTVADANDLDLISRAFHTFRAEAARPTLVLVHSHIGYGSPVEDSPKAHGAPFGPEGVRATKRVLGIPPDADFHVPDGVPDWFARGIGARGAELRTRWEKMFDAYRGAYPDFADELERIQRRELPDGWETALPTFPADPKGLATRDSSGQVLNAVAKAVPWILGGSADLTPSTKTRLTFGGAGDFQPGAWSGRNLHFGVREHAAAAVTNGMALTKLRPYWSGFLIFSDYAKAAIRLSALMEIPTVHIFTHDSIGVGEDGPTHQPVEQLAGLRATPGLLVFRPADANEVVETWRVVAALRREPAALVLSRQPLPTLDRDRLAAAGGVAWGAYVLADADADADRGEPEVILLATGSEVALALAAHEELTAGGIASRVVSMPCWELFDRQPREYRDQVLPPAVTRRVAVEEGSTFGWDRYVGPDGAIVGMHTFGASAPLKQLLTKFGFTPERVAQVARELVAPG from the coding sequence ATGACCGACCTGGACACGCTGTCGGTGAACACGATCCGCGGACTGTGCATGGACGCGGTGCAGAAGGCGAATTCGGGGCACCCCGGAACGCCGATGGGGATGGCGCCCGTCGCGTACACGCTGTGGCAGCGGTTTCTGCGCTTCGACCCCGCCGATCCGATCTGGCCGAACCGCGACCGCTTCGTGCTCTCCGAGGGCCACGCCTCCGCCCTGCTCTGGTCGCTGCTCTACCTGACCGGTGTCCGTACGGTCGATCCCGAGTACGAGGTGCTGGGCCGTCCGGCGGTGACCCTCGACGATCTCAAGTCCTTCCGGCAGCTCGACTCGCGCTGCCCAGGCCACCCCGAGTACCGGTGGACGAGCGGTGTCGAGACGACCACCGGCCCGCTCGGCCAGGGAGTCGCCACCTCAGTGGGCATGGCGATCGCCGGCCGGTGGCTGGCGGCGCGGTTCAACCGCCCGGACTTCCCGCTCTTCGACTTCGATGTGTACGCGCTCGCCGGGGACGGCTGCATGATGGAGGGCGTCGCCTCCGAGGCGGCGTCGCTGGCCGGACACCTGCGGCTGTCCAACCTGTGCTGGATCTACGACTCCAACCGGGTCACCATCGAGGGCCACACCGACATCACCTTCACCGAGGACGTCGCCGCCCGCTTCCTGGCCTACGGCTGGAACGTGACCACCGTCGCCGACGCCAACGACCTGGACCTGATCAGCCGCGCCTTCCACACCTTCCGGGCCGAGGCCGCCCGTCCGACCCTGGTCCTCGTCCACAGCCACATCGGCTACGGCTCGCCGGTCGAGGACTCGCCGAAGGCACACGGAGCGCCGTTCGGGCCGGAGGGGGTCAGAGCCACCAAGCGCGTCCTCGGCATTCCGCCGGACGCCGATTTCCACGTACCCGACGGTGTGCCCGACTGGTTCGCACGGGGCATCGGCGCCCGGGGCGCCGAACTGCGCACCCGCTGGGAGAAGATGTTCGACGCCTACCGCGGTGCGTACCCCGATTTCGCCGACGAGTTGGAGCGCATCCAGCGCCGTGAGCTCCCGGACGGCTGGGAGACCGCGCTGCCCACCTTCCCGGCCGATCCCAAGGGCCTGGCCACCCGCGACTCGTCCGGCCAGGTGCTGAACGCCGTGGCCAAGGCGGTGCCCTGGATCCTCGGCGGTTCCGCCGATCTCACGCCGTCGACCAAGACCCGGCTGACCTTCGGCGGAGCGGGCGACTTCCAGCCCGGAGCCTGGTCCGGGCGCAATCTGCACTTCGGCGTCCGGGAGCACGCGGCCGCCGCCGTCACCAACGGAATGGCGCTGACGAAGCTCCGCCCGTACTGGTCCGGGTTCCTGATCTTCTCCGACTACGCCAAGGCGGCCATCCGCCTCTCCGCGCTGATGGAGATCCCCACCGTGCACATCTTCACCCACGACTCCATCGGGGTCGGCGAGGACGGTCCCACCCACCAGCCCGTCGAGCAGCTCGCGGGTCTGCGCGCGACGCCCGGGCTGCTGGTCTTCCGCCCCGCCGACGCGAACGAGGTCGTGGAGACCTGGCGGGTGGTGGCCGCCCTCCGCCGGGAGCCGGCCGCGCTGGTCCTCTCCCGCCAGCCCCTGCCCACCCTGGACCGCGATCGGCTCGCGGCGGCCGGCGGTGTCGCGTGGGGTGCCTATGTGCTGGCGGACGCGGACGCGGACGCGGACCGGGGCGAGCCCGAGGTGATCCTGCTCGCCACCGGCTCCGAGGTGGCGCTGGCCCTGGCCGCGCACGAGGAGCTCACCGCCGGGGGCATCGCCTCCCGGGTGGTGAGCATGCCGTGCTGGGAGCTGTTCGACCGTCAGCCGCGGGAATACCGCGACCAGGTGCTGCCACCCGCGGTGACCCGAAGGGTCGCGGTGGAAGAGGGCTCCACCTTCGGCTGGGACCGGTATGTCGGCCCCGATGGGGCCATCGTCGGCATGCACACCTTCGGCGCCTCCGCACCCCTCAAACAACTGCTCACGAAGTTCGGATTCACCCCCGAGCGCGTCGCGCAGGTGGCGCGCGAGCTGGTGGCTCCGGGCTGA
- the zwf gene encoding glucose-6-phosphate dehydrogenase, translating to MSGPDDHVIVLFGATGDLAKRKLLPGLFHLATAGLLPDGYRIVGSTPARSAMSDDEFRTHAHDAVATFGRSKPTGPVWKTFEESLSFGAADPQDPGPLLAAVRAAEDSLGGPSRRLFHLAIPPSAFASVIGMLGDTDLAKDAKVIVEKPFGTDLASAQALNETIHTVFDESQVFRIDHFLGKESVDNILALRFANGMFEPIWNRDHISHVQIDVPETLGLEGRAHFYEGTGAFRDMIVTHLIQVLGIVAMDPPVSLAAQPLRDEKDKVFEALRPIEPAHVVRGQYEGYLDEPGVAPDSSTETFTALRMEVDNWRWAGVPFYLRSGKSLAQGRQAITLGLREPPLRMFATDPADQRQDRGNKIVIDFGDPGWIATAFLAKEPGPAMRLEPATMTFGYAGSFCEENGLEGYERLILDAMLGDQSLFTRSDGIEHIWRASTPLLENPPPVQPYAPGSWGPEPAISDLIAPHSWHLPEAGQMFPGTGT from the coding sequence ATGAGCGGGCCGGACGACCATGTGATCGTGCTCTTCGGCGCCACGGGGGACCTCGCCAAGCGCAAACTCCTGCCCGGGCTGTTCCACCTCGCCACGGCGGGCCTCCTCCCCGACGGCTACCGCATCGTGGGCTCGACACCGGCTCGCTCGGCCATGAGCGACGACGAGTTCCGCACCCACGCGCATGACGCGGTCGCCACCTTCGGGCGGTCCAAGCCGACCGGGCCGGTGTGGAAGACCTTCGAGGAGTCGCTGTCCTTCGGCGCGGCCGACCCCCAGGACCCGGGCCCGCTGCTCGCGGCCGTACGGGCGGCCGAGGACTCCCTCGGCGGGCCGTCACGCAGACTGTTCCACCTGGCCATTCCGCCCTCGGCGTTCGCGTCCGTCATCGGCATGCTCGGCGACACGGACCTGGCGAAGGACGCGAAGGTGATCGTGGAGAAGCCCTTCGGGACCGATCTCGCGTCGGCACAGGCGCTCAACGAGACGATCCACACCGTGTTCGACGAATCCCAGGTCTTCCGCATCGATCATTTCCTCGGCAAGGAGTCGGTGGACAACATCCTCGCCCTCCGCTTCGCCAACGGGATGTTCGAACCCATCTGGAACCGGGACCACATCAGCCATGTGCAGATCGACGTGCCCGAGACGCTCGGGCTCGAAGGCCGTGCCCACTTCTACGAAGGCACGGGGGCCTTCCGCGACATGATCGTCACGCATCTGATCCAGGTGCTCGGCATCGTGGCGATGGACCCACCGGTCTCGCTCGCCGCCCAGCCGTTGCGCGACGAGAAGGACAAGGTCTTCGAGGCGTTGCGCCCCATCGAACCCGCGCATGTCGTGCGCGGCCAGTACGAGGGCTACCTCGACGAACCGGGGGTCGCCCCCGATTCGTCGACCGAGACGTTCACCGCGCTGCGGATGGAGGTGGACAACTGGCGGTGGGCCGGAGTCCCGTTCTACCTGCGCTCCGGCAAGAGCCTGGCACAGGGCCGCCAGGCGATCACCCTCGGCCTGCGCGAGCCGCCCCTGCGGATGTTCGCCACCGATCCCGCCGATCAGCGGCAGGACCGCGGCAACAAGATCGTGATCGACTTCGGGGACCCCGGCTGGATCGCCACCGCCTTCCTCGCCAAGGAGCCCGGCCCCGCCATGCGGCTCGAACCGGCGACGATGACCTTCGGCTACGCCGGCTCCTTCTGCGAGGAGAACGGACTCGAAGGCTACGAACGCCTGATTCTGGACGCCATGCTGGGCGACCAGTCGCTGTTCACCCGGTCCGACGGCATCGAACACATCTGGCGGGCGTCCACGCCCCTCCTCGAGAACCCACCGCCGGTCCAGCCGTACGCCCCCGGCTCATGGGGCCCCGAACCGGCCATCAGCGACCTGATCGCACCCCACTCCTGGCATCTGCCGGAAGCCGGCCAGATGTTCCCCGGAACCGGCACATGA
- a CDS encoding SDR family oxidoreductase produces the protein MSIAVTGATGQLGRLVVEDLLRRGVAPHDIIATGRDTGRLADLAGRGVQVRRADFADSAGLTEAFKGVRKVLLVSTTTVGERFDNHTRAIDAAKRAGAELIAYTSTLNAHSANMILADAHAKTERYLRDSGVPWVVLRNGWYLDNYTSQVPLYLRTGAVAGSAGTGRVSAASRRDYAEAAAAVLTSEGHAGSVYELGGDTAFTLAELAAALSTASGQGVVYNDLPVEQYRSALLGAGLPAEMAEVLSDSDLGLGRGELFTASSDLRRLIGRPTTTLADALTEALGS, from the coding sequence ATGTCCATCGCCGTTACCGGAGCCACCGGCCAGCTCGGCCGACTCGTCGTGGAGGACCTGCTGCGCCGCGGAGTGGCGCCGCACGACATCATCGCCACCGGGCGGGACACCGGTCGGCTGGCCGACCTGGCCGGGCGGGGCGTCCAGGTGCGGCGGGCCGACTTCGCCGACTCCGCGGGCCTCACCGAGGCGTTCAAGGGTGTGCGGAAGGTCCTGCTCGTGTCGACGACCACCGTCGGCGAGCGGTTCGACAACCACACCCGTGCCATCGACGCGGCCAAGCGGGCCGGTGCCGAACTGATCGCCTACACCAGCACCCTCAACGCGCACTCCGCGAACATGATCCTGGCCGACGCCCACGCCAAGACCGAGCGGTATCTGCGCGACAGCGGTGTGCCCTGGGTCGTGCTGCGCAACGGCTGGTACCTGGACAACTACACGTCCCAGGTGCCGCTCTACCTGCGGACCGGAGCCGTGGCCGGCAGTGCCGGTACCGGCCGGGTCAGCGCCGCCTCGCGACGCGACTACGCGGAGGCCGCGGCCGCCGTCCTGACCTCCGAAGGCCACGCCGGCTCCGTGTACGAACTGGGCGGGGACACCGCCTTCACCCTCGCGGAGCTGGCCGCCGCGCTGTCCACCGCCTCGGGCCAGGGGGTCGTCTACAACGACCTCCCCGTCGAGCAGTACCGGAGTGCGCTGCTCGGCGCCGGGCTGCCCGCCGAAATGGCCGAGGTCCTCTCCGACTCGGACCTCGGGCTGGGGCGCGGCGAACTCTTCACCGCCTCCTCGGACCTGCGCCGCCTGATCGGCCGGCCCACGACCACGCTGGCCGACGCACTCACCGAGGCCCTCGGCTCCTGA
- a CDS encoding DNA-3-methyladenine glycosylase I, with protein sequence MTDRRCAWALSSDAMAAYHDTEWGRPAHDDRHLFEMLLLEGAQAGLSWSTVLTKRENYRRALDGFDPEVIASYGRSRLEDLLANDGIIRNRLKIASTVKNARAFLDVQEAFGSFDTYLWDWVKGTSVVNHPAPGDPLPGSTDLSDRIAKDLKRRGFTFVGTTIVYAYLQAVGVVDDHVDGCPAKSR encoded by the coding sequence ATGACCGACCGCCGCTGCGCGTGGGCGCTGAGCTCTGACGCCATGGCGGCCTACCACGACACGGAGTGGGGCCGTCCCGCGCACGACGACCGGCACTTGTTCGAAATGCTGCTCCTGGAAGGGGCCCAGGCGGGGCTGTCCTGGTCGACCGTGCTGACCAAGCGCGAGAACTACCGCCGCGCCCTCGACGGATTCGACCCCGAGGTCATCGCCTCCTACGGCCGGTCACGGCTGGAGGACCTGCTCGCGAACGACGGCATCATCCGCAACCGACTGAAGATCGCGTCGACGGTGAAGAACGCCCGCGCCTTCCTCGACGTCCAGGAAGCCTTCGGCTCCTTCGACACCTATCTGTGGGACTGGGTGAAAGGCACCTCCGTCGTGAACCACCCGGCCCCCGGCGATCCGCTGCCGGGCAGCACCGACCTGTCCGACCGCATCGCCAAGGACCTCAAACGCCGCGGTTTCACCTTCGTCGGCACCACGATCGTCTACGCCTATCTGCAGGCGGTGGGAGTCGTCGACGACCATGTCGACGGCTGCCCCGCGAAATCCCGCTAG
- the gnd gene encoding phosphogluconate dehydrogenase (NAD(+)-dependent, decarboxylating), with amino-acid sequence MATDTPMQLGMIGLGRMGANLVRRLTRDGHHCVVYDVNESAVRELEGEGAVAAHSLGDLVAKLERPRAVWLMLPAAVVQSTLDQLTDLLDPDDAVIDGGNSYYRDDITRAAQLAPHRLHYLDCGTSGGVWGLERGYCLMIGGEQEPVTRLDPIFRTIAPGRGSAEPTPSRRTDGTAPEGYLHCGPSGAGHFVKMVHNGVEYGMMAAIAEGLSIIEHADAGLRKRSADAETTPLREPEAYQYEIDVGEVAEVWRRGSVVGSWLVDLTADALARSPKLEEFTGRVSDSGEGRWTARAAIDEGVPAAVITTALTDRFASRGLGEFADRVLSAMRSEFGGHAEKRSGR; translated from the coding sequence ATGGCTACCGACACCCCCATGCAGCTCGGCATGATCGGGCTCGGCCGGATGGGTGCGAACCTCGTACGCCGGCTGACGCGCGACGGCCACCACTGTGTGGTCTATGACGTCAACGAGAGCGCGGTGAGGGAGCTGGAGGGCGAGGGCGCCGTCGCCGCCCACTCGCTCGGCGACCTGGTGGCGAAGCTGGAGCGGCCACGGGCGGTCTGGCTGATGCTGCCCGCCGCCGTCGTACAGTCCACCCTCGATCAGCTCACCGACCTCCTCGACCCGGACGACGCGGTCATCGACGGTGGCAACTCCTACTACCGCGACGACATCACCCGCGCGGCACAGCTCGCTCCGCACCGGCTGCACTATCTGGACTGCGGAACGTCGGGCGGTGTCTGGGGACTCGAACGCGGCTACTGCCTCATGATCGGTGGCGAGCAGGAGCCCGTCACCCGGCTCGACCCCATATTCCGCACCATCGCGCCCGGCAGGGGCTCCGCCGAGCCGACACCGAGCAGGCGCACCGACGGCACGGCGCCGGAAGGCTATCTGCACTGCGGTCCGAGCGGGGCCGGCCACTTCGTGAAGATGGTCCACAACGGGGTCGAGTACGGAATGATGGCCGCGATCGCCGAGGGGCTCAGCATCATCGAGCACGCGGACGCCGGGCTCCGCAAGCGCTCCGCGGACGCGGAGACCACCCCGCTGCGCGAGCCGGAGGCGTACCAGTACGAGATCGACGTCGGCGAGGTGGCCGAAGTGTGGCGCCGCGGCTCGGTCGTGGGCTCCTGGCTCGTCGACCTCACCGCGGACGCACTCGCCCGGTCACCGAAGCTGGAGGAGTTCACCGGGCGCGTCTCGGACTCCGGTGAAGGACGCTGGACGGCACGGGCCGCGATCGACGAGGGCGTACCCGCCGCTGTGATCACCACGGCGCTCACCGACCGGTTCGCCTCCCGGGGCCTCGGCGAGTTCGCCGACCGGGTCCTGTCCGCCATGCGCAGTGAGTTCGGCGGACACGCCGAGAAGCGGAGCGGGCGATGA
- a CDS encoding winged helix-turn-helix transcriptional regulator: MAKAPRTDGDPYAGGCPSRDVLDRIGDKWTVLVLGELANSGAKRYTALRRRLDGVSEKMLTQTLRALERDGLVRRTVHPEIPPRVEYELTELGVTLRGPLLALTDWSMRHMNEVLEARAAYDQGKEAAPESAG; encoded by the coding sequence ATGGCGAAGGCACCGCGCACCGACGGGGACCCGTACGCCGGAGGCTGTCCGTCCCGCGACGTTCTCGACCGCATCGGCGACAAATGGACGGTGCTCGTCCTCGGCGAACTGGCGAATTCCGGCGCCAAGCGGTACACGGCGCTGCGCAGAAGGCTGGACGGGGTGAGCGAGAAGATGCTCACGCAGACGCTGCGCGCCCTGGAGCGGGACGGTCTGGTCCGTCGGACCGTGCATCCGGAGATCCCGCCCCGGGTCGAGTACGAGCTCACCGAACTGGGCGTGACCCTGCGCGGGCCGCTGCTGGCGCTGACGGACTGGTCGATGCGTCATATGAACGAGGTGCTGGAGGCGCGGGCCGCCTACGACCAGGGCAAGGAAGCCGCGCCCGAGTCGGCGGGCTGA